From Penaeus chinensis breed Huanghai No. 1 chromosome 18, ASM1920278v2, whole genome shotgun sequence, one genomic window encodes:
- the LOC125034836 gene encoding 39S ribosomal protein L39, mitochondrial-like produces MQATPRRLLLRLLENRDHVKRSFYHKQALTNAAVQKKRAELFNKEAKRQASYITDVEKITVKYCDQPEECTLVMNKNVSTPYNCAQHINQNILERSVLAEIDGQVWDMHRPIEHDCTLRFLHFRQQDPYYVNKAFWRSASVMLGAVLESAFKDNLYVELCSFPSPNVRSGSFVYDADLKIPSWEPTKDELRSLSAEMVKLGMAGHRFERLEVDASLALKMFADNQYKKRQVPFIAAQSSSGNSVVVYKMGNFIDMSCGPLISNTGHLGKVSIVGVHPIQTEEGQLFRIQGVALPKGIMLNHFSYGLLEERAAQLNSGRFPNIPSLDKPLPSQQARAS; encoded by the exons ATGCAAGCAACGCCCAGACGATTGCTGTTGAGGCTATTAGAGAATCGAGATCATGTGAAAAGAA GTTTCTATCACAAGCAAGCCCTCACAAATGCTGCTGTTCAGAAAAAACGGGCTGAACTTTTCAACAAGGAAGCCAAACGGCAAGCTTCTTACATTACAGATGTGGAGAAGATAACAGTTAAATACTGTGACCAGCCAGAAGAATGCACTCTTGTAATGAACAAGAATGTTTCAACTCCCTATAACTGTGCCCAGC ACATTAATCAGAACATACTTGAGAGATCTGTCTTAGCTGAAATTGATGGACAGGTGTGGGATATGCATCGACCCATTGAACATGACTGCACACTTCGGTTTTTGCACTTCAGACAG CAAGATCCATATTACGTCAATAAAGCATTTTGGCGTTCTGCATCTGTTATGCTGGGAGCTGTGTTGGAGTCAGCATTTAAAGACAACTTATATGTTGAGCTTTGTTCTTTTCCATCTCCTAATG TGCGAAGTGGGAGTTTTGTATATGATGCTGACCTGAAGATCCCAAGTTGGGAACCAACCAAG gaTGAGTTACGTTCTTTGTCAGCAGAAATGGTGAAGCTTGGTATGGCTGGTCATCGATTTGAGAGACTTGAAGTGGATGCTAGTTTGGCCCTCAAAATGTTTGCTGATAATCAGTATAAGAAGCGACAAGTTCCTTTTATTGCAGCCCAAAGTTCTTCTG GTAACAGTGTGGTCGTTTATAAAATGGGAAACTTTATAGACATGAGTTGTGGACCATTGATTAGCAATACTGGTCATCTTGGGAAAGTCTCCATTGTTGGTGTTCATCCAATTCAGACTGAGGAAGGACAGCTCTTCAGAATACAAGGTGTTGCTCTGCCCAAAGGCATAATG ttaaaccACTTCAGTTATGGATTGCTAGAGGAGCGGGCAGCACAACTT